Below is a window of Hyphomonas neptunium ATCC 15444 DNA.
GCGGCGAGACGGGTATCCGGTCGGCGCATGTTTCCCTCGGCGCGGTCGAGGGCACCGCTCAGTATGAGGCCGCTGCTTCGCTTCTGCCGCCAAGCGTCCTGGCGTCGATCCGCTTGAAAGTACGCATTGGCGATCGCGAGGTCGAACGCGTGATTGGCGGACACGCAGGCCATGGGCCGGTGTTGCAGGCCGATATTGATCATCTTTGCGGCGCGGTTCTGGGAACGCACCTCCTGGCGCTCGAGGGGCCTCCACCGTCTTTCTCCACGATCATGGACGACGTGCTGACGGCGCGCCTGTCGCTCGAGAAGCTTGATCGGGCGGCGGCCGAAGAAGGCGGCACGCTCACCGTTGGCGCAGCGCTGGAGGAAGGGCATCACGTGCTTCCGGGAGAACTGGCGACGCTGATGATGCGGACGGGGCCGCTTGCGGGGGAGGATTTCTGCTTTGCAGAGCAGGGCATGCGCTGCGTGTACTATGCGTCCCATCCCATCCTGAATGACGACCGGATCATCACGCGCATCGACATCATGCCGACGTCGCGGACATTCTTGATCAGTGCTGACAGCAGCGAACTGGTTCCAAAGGTATTGGAGGCAGGGTTGAGACTGGCGGCGGCTGAGGCGGCGTTGTTCCCCGTAGGAAACACGTTCGACTTGCTGCAAGGCAAGGCGCTGGGAGCATTCAGTGCGGATCTGCATGCGCAGAACGGCCTCTCTGCGGAGCAGATCGATGCATGGGATGCGTCCGAGGCGGCACTTGAAACGATATTCCCGCGACCAGGTCACTTGCGTTTCTGTGCGCAGGATCAGTCAACTGCAGCAAGCTGGGTCGTCGATCTTGAGACGGCCGAAGTCTATGCGCTGCTACCGGACCTGAGTGGGGGCGGGGAGAGAGCACCGCGCATCGAGCAGCAGCTGGCGGAACTCGACCGAGTGGTTTCGATGCTCAACCTGCTCTCGCAGGGCGTCGGAGCCGCTGGCGTCCTGAACCCGGTCGGCGCGCATTCGCTGGCGATGGTTGCAGCCTACGGACAGAACCTCGCAAGAATCTATGCGGCGGCTTCGATGGGCATCATCCTGATGGACACCAGGGGTATCGAGCCTGCCGTCAAACTGGCCATCGCCAGCATGGCCTGCGAGAATGTGAAGAGCATTGCGCTCGGCGTTTTTGGCGCCGCAGGAAAGTCGGCAAACCGGGCGGTCGAGATCTTCTCGATGGCGGAAAGCGTGGCCGGCGCTGCGGGGGCGAGTTCGCCGTTCTCATGCCCGATATAGACTAAGGGGGCTGGGGGCCTGCTTCAGCGCGAGAGGTCTCTTTCGACGGTGATGTCAGCGGAATCGGGTCTTGAGGCGGTCGGGCAGGGCGGTTAGCCCTGAAAAATGAGCAAGAATCCCTTCCGCTACTTCAAGACCTCGGCCGAAATCATCCAGCTTGGCGTGCTGATGTATGTCCGATTCCCGCTCTCGCTCCGAAACGTCGAAGACCTCCTGCACGAGCGAGGCATAGATGTTTGCCACGAAAGCGTCGGTCTTTGGGTAGATCGCTTTTGAACATACTTCGCAGATAAGATCCGTAAGCGGAGGTCCCAGGCAATGCGGCGAGTCAGGCAATGGCGCTGGCACCTGGACGAAGTCTTCGTGAAAATTCGCGGTGAAACGCACTACCTCTGGCGCGCAGTGGAACACGAAGGGGAGGTTCTGGAAGCGTACGTCAAGAAGAAGCGAGACAAGGCTGCGGCGCTCAAATTTCTCAGATAAGCAATGAAACGCCACGGAAATCCCGAAGTCGTGGTGACTGACAAATGCCCCTCCTATCACGCCGCGATGAAGGTGATCGGGAGCGAGGGGCGCCAGGAGACGGGCCGGCACTCAAACAACCGCGCCGAAGATTCACACCAACCGTTCCGAAGGCGTGAGCGAGTGATGTCGCGCTTTCGGCGTATGCGAAGTTTGCAAAAATTCGCTTCAATGCATTCGTCTGTACACAACCATTTCAACCATCAGAGAAGTATCGAGAGGAGGGCGGGATTCAAATCGCTACGAGACGCCGCCCTTCGCGAATGGCGCGAACTTCTTGTTGTCCAGGACCTGCTGACCCGCGAAAAGCGGAGACGGGTTCGCATTAGACTGACAGCACCCGGGAAGGAGACGCTTTGCCAGTCCGGCAGCCACCCTCTGAGGGAAGATGACCTTCGGCAAATGCCGCGCAATTCACTCGGGAGTGGCGGAAATATAATCTGACCGGGGCGGTGCCTTAACGAAAAGCCGCTGCGCCATGGTGAGCGTCGCAGCGAGATATTGCGCTTGCGACCAGCCCCTTTCGATACGCAGGTTCTCCCAGTTTCTGACGGATAAAAGTGTCCAGAGGAGATCGCTGGCCTCCTTCACCGAGTAGTCCGGGGTCAGATGACCGTCTGCTCGCAGTGCCAGGATGGCTGCTTCACATCCTTCCCACATATCCTTCATCCGGCTTTCCCATGCCTGCCGGGCATCGGGGTCTTTCATGACAAGCAATGCTCGCGAAATGCCATAAATCTCGGGTATGTAGGTGCACCAGGCGGTAATATAGGCATCAAGACGTTCCTGGCCGGAGCCAGCTGTCCGGCTGGGCCGGAGGCGTTCATCAGCATTCTTAATATCGTCCACAAAATGGGTCGTCGCGATAAGCAGTTCGGTCCGGTTCCGAAAGTAGAGATAGAGCGTTTGACGGGTAACGCCGGCGGCATCTGCAACATCGCTTACCCGCACTTCCTGGCCATCGGAGTTTTCGAGCAGCGTGAGACAAGCACTCAGGATTCGATCACGGGTTTCGGGAACAGCGTTTGACATAATTCATGCTTCCATTTGACATCGTGTAAAATAGATGCATTTTACACGATGTCAAATCAGAGTTTATCAAAGGAAGCCAGATGCCTGCCCTCCTGGTGCCGCCTGCTACCTCGGCTGCCATTGCCTGCGCTCTGAGAGCAGGTGCGTTTCCAAGCTTTTCAGATTTCGTCACGCGGTCGCTCCAAAAGCCTGGCAGGCGAGGCGCTGTCGAAGCGATGCTACATGTAAACCGCGAGGTGTTCCGTACCCTGTTTATTGCTCTTCTGGTTGGAGGGGCAGCTATATCGCCCTTGATTGTGCTTATCGCGCTTCCCCATTCAGATAATGCTGCGCGCGTCTATGTTTTGGCTGGTAGCGCCATTTATCTTGTCGCCGTGTTTGCAGTTACGCTGTTGGGCAATGTGCCCGCAAACATCCCGCTCGACCGATTGAACAGGCATTCGCCAGAAGTAGTCGTCTATTGGCCAGCGTTCTATTCCGGTTGGACAAATTACAATCACATTCGAACGGTGCGCGCTGCCGCGGCTGTCATCTGCTACCTGCTCGCCAGTCTCACTCTGGCCGCTTCGTGATTGAGCCTGTTAAAAAAGGGAAACGCGCAATGCGAACAACGGTAACTTTGAAACTGATACTGACAGTCGCTGGTCTTGTCGGTCTTGGGGTGGGAATCGGCATGGTGTTTTGGCCCGTTGCCTTTCATGCTTCAGCCGGGATTGTGCTGGATGGGAATGCCAGTCTCATGAGCGAGATGCGTGCCTCCGGCAGCGCAGTGTTGGGCTCGGCGCTCGTCATGCTTTCGGGGGTGTTTATCCCGCGTCTGGCTTTTACCGCCACGCTGATGGCAACGGTTCTGTACATCTCATATGGCATCG
It encodes the following:
- a CDS encoding DUF4345 domain-containing protein gives rise to the protein MIEPVKKGKRAMRTTVTLKLILTVAGLVGLGVGIGMVFWPVAFHASAGIVLDGNASLMSEMRASGSAVLGSALVMLSGVFIPRLAFTATLMATVLYISYGIGRLMGMAIDGMPENTIQTIAAAELFIGLVCGAALFRYRSLSK
- a CDS encoding DUF1772 domain-containing protein: MPALLVPPATSAAIACALRAGAFPSFSDFVTRSLQKPGRRGAVEAMLHVNREVFRTLFIALLVGGAAISPLIVLIALPHSDNAARVYVLAGSAIYLVAVFAVTLLGNVPANIPLDRLNRHSPEVVVYWPAFYSGWTNYNHIRTVRAAAAVICYLLASLTLAAS
- a CDS encoding TetR/AcrR family transcriptional regulator produces the protein MSNAVPETRDRILSACLTLLENSDGQEVRVSDVADAAGVTRQTLYLYFRNRTELLIATTHFVDDIKNADERLRPSRTAGSGQERLDAYITAWCTYIPEIYGISRALLVMKDPDARQAWESRMKDMWEGCEAAILALRADGHLTPDYSVKEASDLLWTLLSVRNWENLRIERGWSQAQYLAATLTMAQRLFVKAPPRSDYISATPE